A window from Marinagarivorans cellulosilyticus encodes these proteins:
- a CDS encoding hybrid sensor histidine kinase/response regulator has protein sequence MLNIQNIAQACLQTNTALSFCDLNPAAQQLLEPLSTAQVLNALKDYRANLIPECRQQYLQHSSVIVIEPPQASPRYLHVQCWQLDGQLTLFLNGQSLLTFAFGDSSAVTHDGLAVIDWHGNLIEATGPVPVAQGANLCDWITAQQWQSLRSEVQLTTTHNDTHWLCIASRLSCATHPPLLGLRFTSAPSKTASTPHSPAGELSQNDYVKALKVAKHQAEQASDAKGRFLATMSHEIRSPLNAIINMAELLLGTALNEKQKKYAEVAYSGGQTLMSLINDILDFSKIEAGHLSLNVAPFSITHLAEDIITLYWMRAAENNIELTLTIAPECDAFYQGDEQRIRQIIINLINNAIKFTEKGGVHLAVNRIEKNGQAGLLLQIVDTGIGMSQAECEDVFSAFIQAQASENRRFGGTGLGLSIVKQLVELMSGNISVTSTPGAGSEFSVFLPLAPCPEHCIKNDTRIQPFEGHKATPPQSIVALLDCPNTIMRSSLARQLEDLHVPMLSINDLKKPLPPLNTAYIFGEADECSDNIRHYHKQVEQYIQAKEIRFVCISDMRTTEELRHRLHRGFSTALDKPLLPSKLSGLIHNRLGNLKEWHKTAPVHQQRILLVEDGAANRAVALALLENIDITADIAHDGQEALKKVAQNHYPLILMDLSMPIMDGLEATAHIRAGNTSNKETPIIALTANAFAEDRATCLAAGMNDYISKPIDTKIFNHKVNQWLTRALSNSSAPNQTTNNNPQKSTSASSAASTPNNQTTEDKNSNILDSQVLQQLIKDTSPSSLQVILGIYFKEVEERVPQMELLLSQEIWSMLGDEAHILKSSSASFGAIELSAKAKVIELNAKSGEYERVRDAMQGISQLAETTLKAQRAFLAALH, from the coding sequence ATGCTTAACATACAAAACATTGCCCAAGCCTGCCTGCAAACCAATACCGCTTTAAGTTTTTGCGACCTAAACCCAGCGGCGCAGCAACTGTTAGAGCCACTAAGCACTGCCCAAGTACTTAATGCATTAAAGGATTACCGCGCCAATTTAATCCCCGAGTGTCGCCAACAATACCTTCAACACTCCAGCGTTATCGTTATCGAGCCACCGCAAGCATCACCCCGTTACTTACACGTGCAGTGCTGGCAGCTAGATGGCCAGTTAACACTCTTTTTAAACGGCCAATCTTTATTAACTTTTGCTTTTGGCGATAGCAGCGCTGTAACCCACGATGGCCTTGCCGTTATAGATTGGCACGGCAACCTAATAGAGGCCACAGGCCCCGTGCCTGTAGCACAAGGGGCAAACCTGTGCGACTGGATAACAGCACAACAATGGCAAAGCCTGCGCAGCGAAGTACAACTCACCACAACACATAACGACACCCACTGGCTGTGTATAGCGTCTAGATTATCTTGCGCAACGCACCCACCGTTGCTGGGCCTGCGTTTTACATCCGCCCCCAGCAAAACTGCAAGTACGCCGCACTCGCCGGCGGGCGAACTAAGCCAAAACGATTACGTAAAAGCACTAAAGGTTGCAAAGCACCAGGCAGAGCAAGCCAGCGATGCCAAAGGCCGATTTTTGGCCACCATGAGCCATGAAATTCGCTCGCCTTTAAATGCCATTATTAATATGGCCGAACTCTTATTGGGTACAGCGCTTAACGAAAAGCAAAAAAAGTATGCCGAAGTAGCTTATTCCGGCGGGCAAACACTCATGTCATTAATTAATGACATTTTAGATTTTTCTAAAATTGAGGCCGGTCATTTGTCGCTCAATGTAGCGCCATTTTCTATCACCCATTTAGCGGAAGATATTATTACCCTTTACTGGATGCGCGCAGCAGAAAACAATATCGAATTAACGCTTACTATCGCGCCAGAATGCGATGCCTTTTACCAAGGCGATGAGCAACGCATTCGCCAAATTATTATTAACTTAATTAATAACGCCATTAAATTTACCGAAAAGGGCGGCGTTCACTTAGCCGTTAATCGCATAGAAAAAAACGGCCAAGCCGGCTTATTACTGCAAATTGTTGATACCGGTATAGGCATGAGCCAAGCCGAGTGCGAAGATGTTTTTTCGGCGTTTATTCAAGCTCAGGCTTCAGAAAACCGACGTTTTGGCGGCACGGGACTTGGCTTAAGCATTGTTAAACAACTGGTAGAACTAATGTCTGGCAATATTAGCGTTACCAGCACACCTGGCGCAGGCAGCGAATTTAGTGTGTTTTTACCACTCGCGCCATGCCCAGAACACTGCATCAAAAATGACACCCGCATACAACCCTTTGAGGGCCATAAGGCCACACCGCCGCAATCTATTGTTGCATTGCTAGATTGCCCAAATACTATTATGCGCAGCAGCTTGGCACGGCAGCTAGAAGACCTACACGTTCCCATGCTGTCAATTAATGACCTTAAAAAACCTTTGCCGCCATTAAATACCGCTTATATTTTTGGCGAGGCAGATGAATGCTCAGATAATATCAGGCACTACCACAAGCAAGTTGAGCAATATATTCAAGCTAAAGAAATTCGCTTTGTGTGCATTAGCGATATGCGTACCACCGAAGAATTACGCCATAGGTTACATCGTGGCTTTAGCACTGCGCTGGATAAACCTTTACTCCCTTCAAAGCTTTCGGGTTTAATTCACAATCGTCTTGGGAACCTAAAAGAATGGCATAAAACCGCGCCTGTTCACCAGCAACGTATATTATTAGTGGAAGATGGCGCCGCCAATCGCGCCGTGGCACTAGCCCTGCTCGAAAACATTGATATTACCGCCGATATTGCCCACGATGGCCAAGAAGCCCTCAAAAAAGTTGCACAAAATCACTACCCATTAATACTGATGGATTTATCCATGCCAATTATGGACGGCCTAGAAGCCACCGCCCATATTCGTGCAGGTAATACCAGTAACAAAGAAACGCCCATTATTGCCCTTACCGCAAATGCCTTCGCAGAAGACCGCGCGACCTGCTTAGCCGCCGGCATGAACGACTACATTAGCAAACCCATTGATACTAAAATCTTTAACCACAAAGTAAATCAATGGCTCACTCGGGCATTATCGAATAGCAGCGCGCCAAACCAAACAACGAATAACAACCCCCAAAAAAGCACTAGCGCATCGTCTGCCGCAAGCACGCCAAACAACCAAACAACGGAAGATAAAAACAGCAATATTCTAGATAGCCAAGTGCTACAGCAATTAATTAAAGATACATCGCCCTCGTCACTGCAGGTTATTTTAGGTATTTATTTCAAAGAGGTCGAAGAGCGCGTTCCGCAAATGGAGCTGCTTTTATCGCAAGAAATTTGGTCTATGCTCGGCGATGAGGCCCATATATTAAAAAGCAGCTCGGCCAGTTTTGGTGCAATTGAATTATCAGCAAAAGCAAAAGTTATTGAATTGAACGCCAAATCGGGGGAATACGAGCGCGTACGCGATGCAATGCAGGGAATCAGCCAATTAGCCGAAACCACGCTTAAGGCGCAGCGCGCGTTTTTAGCCGCTCTGCATTAA
- a CDS encoding polysaccharide biosynthesis/export family protein, producing MRNITQHLIPACLFLIIAILGNIAHGAQTNDQAFTVNIGDEITLLFPGETSLSKAFSVERDGTINLPEVGQITVVGLTEKALRTTVKKELSKAFRNIEDLSVRIGKKQRLIKIAGYVNQPGEVLLSAGGDIQSAFVLAGGLRNGAQLDQIQLRRNGELTVFNYKSYMDTGDTAVLPRLQSLDEIFVPASPKTGNIETAFNPSSLTNSGDAADSQNAIKIFGEVRSPGSFSFNEGASVVDYLMRAGGVTRYASVEQIRVISGGSPKLFNLKKYLDSGDESALPLITENTTIFIPIQEEEIKSGSNMVYIMGEVFKPGAYEGKKGATFLDILANAGGPTRYAESRQIRLIRANGDVVPFDLAAFTESTRLQPLPDVQAGDAIFVPEKTDMNEKSWLKVAPSRAVRVLGEVVRPGRFEWSDEMSLLDLLAHAGGPTSRADTSRIEVVIPEGENQTRKIAFNLDTFIEQGLSDSKLPQLVAGTTVRIHDLPQDPSDNKSQWVRQASDDSIYIFGQVGAPGRYRFTDAMHFLDILAAADGPTDKADISAIRISHRGKNRPEVSALDLHLYFETGDEALLPDVKPGDTIYVPAQKGLWLHTPKETTIRVLGAVNKPGRYRFDDTMSILDLLAEAGGTSDEAYLKKITVVNLSCCKDQATVFNLKKFSRTADFSKLPVLRAGDTIFVPHRRESVLYKTREGMRDIIQTVSLVALIGAL from the coding sequence ATGCGCAATATTACTCAACATTTAATACCCGCCTGCTTATTTTTAATTATTGCGATTTTAGGCAATATTGCGCACGGAGCACAAACTAACGACCAAGCCTTTACTGTTAATATCGGTGATGAAATCACGCTTTTATTCCCTGGCGAAACAAGCCTAAGCAAAGCTTTTTCGGTAGAGCGCGACGGGACTATCAATTTGCCTGAAGTTGGTCAAATAACCGTTGTCGGTTTAACAGAAAAAGCCTTGCGCACAACGGTTAAAAAAGAACTTAGCAAAGCCTTTCGCAATATAGAAGACTTATCAGTACGCATCGGTAAAAAGCAACGTCTTATAAAAATTGCAGGCTACGTTAACCAGCCTGGCGAGGTATTGTTATCGGCAGGTGGCGATATTCAAAGCGCGTTTGTGCTGGCCGGTGGGCTGCGCAACGGCGCTCAACTCGACCAAATTCAACTGCGCCGCAACGGTGAATTAACCGTCTTTAACTATAAGAGTTATATGGATACCGGCGACACAGCCGTACTGCCTAGATTACAATCACTGGATGAAATTTTTGTTCCCGCTTCGCCCAAAACCGGCAATATTGAAACGGCCTTTAACCCCAGCAGTTTAACCAACAGTGGCGATGCCGCCGACAGTCAAAATGCCATTAAAATATTTGGCGAAGTCCGCAGCCCAGGTAGTTTTTCGTTTAACGAAGGCGCTAGCGTTGTCGATTATTTAATGCGAGCAGGCGGTGTTACACGCTACGCGTCGGTGGAACAAATTCGTGTTATTAGTGGCGGCAGCCCAAAGCTTTTTAACCTAAAAAAGTATTTAGATTCTGGCGACGAAAGCGCCCTGCCCCTGATCACTGAAAACACCACTATTTTTATTCCGATTCAAGAAGAAGAAATCAAATCGGGTTCCAACATGGTGTATATCATGGGCGAAGTATTTAAGCCTGGAGCTTACGAAGGTAAAAAAGGTGCAACCTTTTTAGATATTCTAGCGAATGCTGGCGGCCCTACACGCTACGCCGAAAGCCGACAAATTCGTTTAATCCGCGCCAACGGCGATGTTGTTCCCTTTGATTTAGCCGCCTTTACAGAATCTACACGCTTACAACCACTACCAGACGTACAAGCTGGCGACGCCATTTTTGTCCCAGAAAAAACCGATATGAACGAAAAGTCATGGTTAAAAGTTGCACCGAGCCGTGCCGTTCGGGTATTGGGTGAAGTTGTGCGCCCCGGGCGTTTCGAGTGGTCCGATGAAATGTCACTACTGGATTTACTAGCCCATGCTGGCGGCCCCACTTCACGTGCAGATACCTCGCGTATTGAAGTTGTTATTCCTGAAGGCGAAAACCAAACGCGAAAAATTGCTTTTAATTTAGATACCTTTATCGAGCAAGGTTTAAGTGATAGTAAGTTGCCGCAATTGGTGGCAGGCACCACTGTGCGCATTCACGATTTACCCCAAGACCCATCCGATAACAAAAGCCAATGGGTACGCCAAGCCTCTGACGATTCCATCTATATTTTTGGTCAAGTCGGAGCACCAGGGCGCTACCGTTTTACCGATGCCATGCACTTTTTAGATATTCTCGCCGCTGCCGATGGCCCTACAGATAAAGCCGATATTTCCGCTATTCGCATTAGCCATCGCGGTAAAAACCGCCCCGAAGTGAGCGCATTAGATTTACATTTATATTTCGAAACCGGCGACGAGGCCTTACTGCCTGACGTAAAACCCGGCGATACCATTTATGTACCGGCACAAAAAGGCCTTTGGCTGCACACCCCTAAAGAAACCACTATTCGCGTATTGGGTGCAGTTAATAAACCTGGCCGCTATCGCTTTGACGATACCATGAGCATTCTTGATTTACTGGCAGAAGCCGGTGGTACCAGCGACGAAGCTTATCTTAAAAAAATTACGGTTGTGAATTTGTCGTGCTGTAAAGATCAAGCCACCGTATTTAACCTAAAGAAATTTTCGCGCACCGCCGATTTCAGCAAGCTGCCGGTACTGCGCGCCGGCGATACTATTTTTGTTCCTCATCGCCGCGAAAGCGTGCTGTACAAAACGCGCGAAGGTATGCGTGACATTATTCAAACTGTAAGTTTGGTCGCACTTATTGGCGCCCTTTAA
- a CDS encoding sigma-54-dependent transcriptional regulator encodes MTHRTRILIVEDTQSLAVTYQMYLSSLAVEVELCETGKDAMVSIDNAPPDLVLLDLNLPDISGQEVLSWIIAKHDCEVVIVTAHGSVDLAMELIRAGAKDFLEKPVSADRLRTTARNCLENHNLKSTVANIQKTLTRDHYHGFIGACLPIQAVYKTIDAAAPSKATVFITGESGTGKEVCAEAIQRQSPRHNKPFIAINCGAIPRELIESELFGHVKGAFTGAHNERKGAVLEANGGTLFLDEIGEMPLDLQTKLLRFLQNGTVQKVGSSKVEHVDVRVICATNRDPLEEVQNGNFREDLYYRLNVLPIELPPLRERDKDITLLATRFLSKFASEENKPFEGISDNVQQVFLNYPWPGNIRQLQNVMRNIVVLHNDTTVQREHLPPPLNHNKWQSTVSETTPISPTPQAAAIPPAEQPAASEALAQPEQAPATATAMQTASPTPPMVTPHYTPAISSDQPHRVRTLAEVEREAIEIAISAANGNIPKAAALLDVSPSTIYRKKQNWEKSALQ; translated from the coding sequence ATGACACACAGAACACGCATACTGATAGTTGAAGATACCCAGTCGCTGGCAGTCACCTACCAGATGTACCTATCCTCTTTAGCGGTCGAGGTAGAACTGTGCGAAACCGGTAAAGATGCCATGGTCAGCATCGACAACGCCCCGCCAGACCTTGTCCTACTCGATTTAAACCTGCCCGATATATCCGGCCAAGAAGTCTTGAGCTGGATTATTGCAAAACACGATTGCGAAGTGGTGATTGTTACCGCCCACGGTTCGGTCGACCTCGCTATGGAGCTTATACGCGCCGGCGCAAAAGACTTTCTCGAAAAACCCGTATCTGCCGATCGCCTGCGTACCACCGCGCGCAACTGCTTGGAAAACCACAACCTTAAAAGCACCGTTGCCAATATCCAAAAGACTTTAACACGCGACCATTACCATGGTTTTATTGGTGCTTGCTTACCTATTCAAGCGGTCTACAAAACTATTGATGCCGCCGCGCCCAGTAAAGCCACGGTGTTTATTACAGGCGAAAGCGGCACTGGCAAAGAGGTGTGTGCTGAAGCCATTCAACGCCAAAGCCCGCGCCATAACAAACCTTTTATTGCAATTAACTGCGGTGCTATACCTCGCGAGCTTATCGAAAGCGAATTATTTGGCCACGTGAAAGGCGCTTTTACCGGCGCCCATAACGAGCGCAAAGGCGCCGTGCTAGAAGCTAACGGCGGCACCCTATTTTTGGACGAAATTGGCGAAATGCCGCTGGATTTACAAACTAAATTATTACGCTTTTTACAAAACGGGACCGTGCAAAAAGTGGGCAGCAGTAAAGTTGAACACGTGGATGTTCGCGTTATTTGCGCCACCAATCGAGACCCGTTAGAAGAAGTACAAAACGGCAACTTCCGCGAAGACTTATACTACCGCTTAAATGTCTTACCCATAGAGCTACCCCCATTACGCGAACGCGACAAAGATATCACGCTGCTGGCAACACGCTTTTTAAGTAAGTTTGCATCAGAAGAAAACAAGCCATTCGAAGGAATATCAGACAACGTACAGCAGGTATTTTTGAACTACCCTTGGCCGGGCAATATCCGCCAACTGCAAAACGTAATGCGCAACATTGTGGTACTGCATAACGATACCACCGTACAACGCGAGCATTTACCGCCGCCACTTAACCACAATAAATGGCAAAGCACTGTTTCGGAAACCACACCAATAAGCCCCACCCCACAAGCTGCGGCCATACCTCCTGCTGAGCAACCCGCAGCAAGCGAAGCATTAGCACAGCCAGAGCAAGCACCTGCTACAGCCACAGCCATGCAAACAGCCAGCCCCACGCCCCCAATGGTTACACCCCATTACACGCCTGCGATTAGTTCAGACCAACCCCACCGCGTGCGCACCCTTGCCGAAGTCGAAAGAGAAGCCATTGAGATTGCGATTTCAGCGGCAAACGGCAACATCCCCAAAGCCGCGGCTTTACTGGATGTTAGCCCGTC
- a CDS encoding STAS domain-containing protein, protein MKLESTLTNGTRHITLVGDFDAEGALTARDKIESFCADNEAQIVNIDMTHVPFLDSSGIGALVYLFKRLKASNCKMELSGVAGQPAELMKLLRVNQAITINWGDDNLQGLAV, encoded by the coding sequence ATGAAACTTGAAAGCACGCTTACCAATGGCACACGACATATTACCCTTGTCGGAGACTTTGATGCCGAAGGCGCACTCACTGCACGCGATAAAATAGAAAGCTTTTGCGCCGACAACGAAGCACAAATAGTCAACATTGATATGACTCACGTACCTTTTTTAGATTCATCGGGTATTGGCGCATTGGTCTATCTGTTCAAACGTTTAAAAGCCAGCAACTGCAAAATGGAGCTTTCTGGTGTTGCAGGCCAGCCTGCCGAATTAATGAAACTATTGCGCGTTAATCAGGCCATCACCATTAACTGGGGCGATGACAACCTGCAAGGCTTAGCCGTATGA
- a CDS encoding SpoIIE family protein phosphatase — translation MKRCIFYQNYPAELSILKKCRADIHDIVARLHWIPQTYNPLLLCVSELIANTVNYSKAPVASSFSIALFNTGTHLVCEYRDNGGLFDPFKQAVKLEDIDPFAEHGRGIALLAASCETVYYQQAQAPFTNAVICNFKWPHKAIKPSVLLVEDDPAQNYLYLEYLKADYNVLACHTAEEAIATAQQQVIDVVVSDISMPGTNGIELRKTLLDNPNTDLIPFMFLTGAQEIADSERLAYLGIDDFLQKPVSKQQLITSIERVLQRSTQLLTRVTERLDQHITQALCPKLPNHCLSWAIEYASRNTGAGGGDAVFLEATPQPTLVLLDVMGHDISAKFFAHAHTGYLRGLVKSMTPSFDLQPQFDPAEVLNKLSDMAFADELLSHTILTTLVIELWPNGQFRYASAGHPPPIVVGPNGLKRLDDGGMLPGLMAQHSYSNSSYTLAPDERLVLYSDGLFEGANNPSQRQKLEKEVLISIEQSYNLPITQAKEHIMACFDQQAGSASDDVTLILLAGH, via the coding sequence ATGAAACGCTGCATTTTTTACCAAAACTACCCTGCCGAACTTAGCATACTAAAAAAATGCCGCGCGGATATTCACGATATTGTCGCCCGCTTACACTGGATACCCCAAACCTATAACCCACTGTTGTTATGTGTCAGCGAATTAATCGCCAACACGGTTAATTACAGCAAAGCGCCAGTAGCTAGCAGCTTTAGCATTGCATTGTTTAATACCGGCACACACTTAGTGTGTGAATACCGCGATAACGGCGGTCTTTTTGACCCCTTTAAACAAGCCGTAAAACTTGAGGATATCGACCCGTTCGCCGAGCATGGGCGCGGCATTGCCTTATTAGCCGCCAGTTGCGAAACAGTGTATTACCAACAAGCCCAAGCACCTTTTACTAACGCGGTTATTTGCAACTTTAAATGGCCTCATAAAGCCATCAAACCCAGCGTACTGTTAGTCGAAGACGACCCGGCACAAAATTACTTATACCTTGAATACCTTAAAGCCGATTACAACGTACTGGCTTGCCACACCGCCGAAGAAGCCATAGCAACCGCGCAGCAACAGGTTATTGATGTTGTGGTTTCCGATATTTCTATGCCCGGCACCAATGGCATAGAACTGCGCAAAACACTGCTTGACAACCCCAATACCGACCTTATCCCCTTTATGTTTTTAACCGGCGCCCAAGAAATCGCCGATTCCGAAAGGTTGGCGTATTTAGGCATAGACGATTTTCTACAAAAACCTGTCAGCAAGCAGCAATTAATTACGTCTATCGAGCGCGTATTACAGCGCTCTACTCAGCTGCTAACACGGGTGACCGAGCGCCTAGACCAACACATTACGCAAGCGCTCTGCCCTAAGCTGCCAAACCACTGCCTAAGCTGGGCGATAGAATACGCCAGCCGTAATACTGGAGCCGGTGGTGGCGATGCCGTATTCCTAGAGGCTACCCCTCAGCCAACACTGGTACTGTTAGATGTGATGGGCCACGACATCAGCGCCAAATTCTTCGCCCACGCCCATACGGGCTACCTGCGAGGCCTAGTCAAAAGCATGACGCCCAGCTTTGATTTACAACCACAGTTTGATCCAGCCGAGGTACTCAACAAGCTCTCAGATATGGCTTTTGCCGATGAACTATTAAGCCACACAATTTTAACTACACTAGTAATAGAGCTATGGCCCAATGGGCAGTTTCGTTATGCCAGTGCTGGCCATCCGCCGCCCATTGTTGTTGGCCCCAATGGTTTAAAAAGGCTGGATGACGGCGGCATGTTGCCAGGGCTAATGGCCCAGCATAGCTACAGCAATAGCAGCTATACCCTCGCCCCCGACGAGCGTTTAGTCTTGTACAGCGACGGTTTATTTGAAGGCGCTAACAACCCAAGCCAGCGCCAAAAATTGGAAAAAGAAGTGCTCATCAGTATTGAGCAAAGCTATAACCTGCCAATAACGCAGGCAAAAGAACACATTATGGCCTGCTTCGACCAACAAGCAGGTAGCGCAAGTGACGACGTCACATTGATATTATTAGCTGGGCATTAA
- a CDS encoding bifunctional protein-serine/threonine kinase/phosphatase: protein MTKDSLKITVGQYSDAGRKKINQDCYGVMVPNEPQLTSKGIAVALADGISSSNVSQVASEASVKGFLSDYYCTSDAWSVKHSAQAVLKAINSWLYAQTQQSAHRFNKDKGYVCTFSGIIFKSNTAHIFHSGDSRVYRLSQGALEQLTQDHRHQLSEETSYLTRALGIHDYLEIDYVAVAIKVDDIFILATDGVYEFWDEKTLTAELTKPDAQLPALAQSIVATALAAGSDDNLTMQLARIDTVPNNNMDEMQRQAMLLPAPPTLTARMDFEGFTILREIYISSRSHVFLAKHNDSEEHVIIKTPSSEMRDNQAYLQRFIMEDWIARRVNHANILRALTPQKAPNYLYILTEFVEGQTLAQWIADNKTPALESVRNIVEQIAAGLQAFHRQEMVHQDLRPANVMIDVQGTVKIIDFGAVKVAGLSEIQPSNEGIMGTAQYTAPEYFLGELGSHQADIFSLGVMVYQMLSGGSLPYGNAVSKVRSQRDCQALHYQPLSQLKNPPPAWVDFAIAKALNPNPLKRYQEVSEFVYDLRHPNPRYLQRTQAPIIERNPILFWQVISLILLLVVIYQASH from the coding sequence ATGACTAAAGATTCACTAAAAATAACGGTCGGGCAATACAGTGACGCTGGCCGAAAAAAAATTAACCAAGATTGCTATGGCGTGATGGTACCCAACGAACCCCAACTAACCTCCAAAGGTATTGCTGTGGCGTTGGCCGATGGTATTAGCAGTAGTAATGTGAGTCAGGTTGCGAGCGAAGCATCAGTGAAGGGCTTTTTATCGGACTATTACTGCACCTCAGATGCTTGGTCTGTTAAACATTCAGCGCAAGCTGTGTTGAAAGCAATAAATTCTTGGTTATATGCCCAAACCCAACAAAGTGCCCATCGGTTCAATAAAGACAAAGGCTACGTGTGTACGTTTAGCGGCATTATTTTTAAATCGAATACAGCGCATATTTTTCACAGTGGTGATTCACGTGTTTATCGCTTAAGTCAGGGAGCGTTAGAGCAGTTAACACAGGACCATCGGCATCAGCTATCGGAAGAAACAAGCTATTTAACGCGCGCACTGGGTATTCATGACTACCTAGAAATTGATTATGTTGCCGTCGCCATTAAAGTTGACGATATTTTTATATTAGCCACCGACGGCGTTTATGAATTTTGGGATGAAAAAACATTAACAGCAGAGCTAACAAAACCAGATGCTCAATTGCCCGCGTTGGCTCAATCCATTGTGGCAACGGCATTAGCCGCCGGCAGCGATGATAACTTAACTATGCAGTTGGCCCGAATAGATACCGTGCCCAACAATAATATGGATGAAATGCAGCGTCAAGCCATGCTGTTACCCGCGCCGCCCACATTAACGGCGCGTATGGATTTTGAAGGCTTTACCATCTTGCGGGAAATTTACATTAGTAGCCGCAGCCACGTTTTTTTAGCAAAGCATAATGATAGCGAGGAGCACGTCATTATTAAGACGCCCTCATCAGAAATGCGAGACAATCAAGCGTATCTCCAACGCTTTATTATGGAGGACTGGATTGCAAGAAGGGTTAATCATGCCAATATTCTACGCGCACTAACGCCCCAAAAAGCACCAAATTACCTGTATATTCTGACTGAATTTGTGGAAGGGCAAACCCTTGCGCAATGGATCGCAGACAATAAAACCCCAGCCCTGGAAAGCGTACGAAATATTGTTGAGCAAATTGCAGCCGGCTTACAAGCCTTTCATCGACAAGAAATGGTGCATCAAGACCTTAGGCCTGCCAACGTAATGATTGACGTACAAGGTACCGTTAAGATTATTGACTTTGGTGCCGTTAAAGTTGCAGGCCTCAGTGAAATACAGCCCAGTAACGAGGGCATTATGGGTACAGCGCAATACACTGCACCAGAATATTTTTTAGGGGAGCTAGGTTCACACCAAGCCGATATTTTCTCGTTAGGCGTGATGGTGTACCAAATGTTATCTGGCGGTAGCTTGCCGTACGGCAATGCCGTTTCCAAGGTTCGCAGCCAAAGGGACTGCCAAGCACTGCATTACCAACCGCTGTCGCAACTCAAAAACCCTCCGCCAGCGTGGGTTGACTTCGCGATAGCTAAAGCGCTAAACCCCAACCCGCTTAAGCGCTATCAGGAGGTTTCTGAGTTTGTATATGACCTTCGACACCCGAACCCTCGATACCTTCAGCGCACACAAGCGCCCATTATCGAAAGAAACCCCATTCTATTTTGGCAAGTTATATCGCTTATATTATTGCTAGTGGTGATATATCAAGCCAGTCATTGA
- a CDS encoding OmpA family protein, translating into MKPFYSPIALLLPLTILATGCTHWPAHGQGGLAEHTAAPLYPIEIPAVVNPHHDNTLTVEQGLRLDSDNTRQQLDTLVLQGGNICFPAAVYRLNLRQIRIERQLTGGLSADAAIDVLIQRKALDQLRQQLAQVNPAVTCALPQLSDAEKQQQTLERISLLLNADNQFAIDSAAINPKYAARLAKAAQQLQPLNQIKLTITGHTDINGTQTHNQQLAAQRAQAVASFLTAMGIELKRLTITAAASEQPYSHALGPEHRLVNRRVLITLTQAANQAVIEQL; encoded by the coding sequence ATGAAACCGTTCTACTCCCCCATAGCCTTGTTGCTACCACTAACAATTTTGGCAACCGGTTGCACACATTGGCCGGCACACGGCCAAGGTGGCTTGGCCGAGCACACCGCAGCACCACTTTACCCCATTGAAATTCCGGCCGTGGTGAACCCTCATCACGACAATACGCTTACCGTCGAGCAAGGCCTTCGCCTAGATAGCGACAATACGCGGCAGCAATTAGACACCCTAGTACTCCAGGGCGGCAACATTTGCTTTCCTGCGGCGGTTTACCGCTTAAACCTTAGGCAAATACGTATAGAACGCCAGCTCACCGGTGGCCTAAGTGCCGATGCTGCCATTGATGTCCTAATTCAACGCAAAGCCTTAGATCAACTGCGCCAGCAGCTTGCGCAGGTTAACCCTGCCGTAACCTGCGCCCTACCCCAGCTAAGCGATGCGGAAAAACAACAGCAAACGCTGGAAAGAATTAGCCTTTTATTAAATGCCGACAATCAATTTGCCATCGATTCTGCCGCCATAAACCCCAAGTACGCTGCACGTCTAGCCAAAGCGGCGCAACAGTTACAACCGCTAAACCAAATAAAGCTCACCATTACTGGCCATACCGATATTAACGGCACGCAAACACACAACCAACAACTCGCGGCGCAGCGCGCCCAAGCAGTAGCGAGTTTTTTAACCGCAATGGGTATTGAGCTTAAACGACTAACGATTACGGCTGCTGCCAGCGAACAGCCTTACAGCCATGCCCTAGGGCCCGAGCACCGCTTAGTGAACCGCCGCGTATTGATTACGCTAACACAAGCCGCTAACCAAGCCGTAATCGAGCAGCTGTAG